The DNA region CCCATGTCGATCAGGGAGGTCGCGGCGACCGCGATCGCGTACACGGCGAGGTCCCGCAGGTCGAAGCCCGAGCCGAGGACGAGTCGGATCGGCGGGAACATCGCCGCCCACTCGCGCGGAAGGCCGGTGAGCTGCAGCAGCTCGACGCCGGCGCAGACGACGAAGGACAGGAACGCCACAGCGGGACGAGGCCATCGCGGGGCGACGAGGGCCACGAGCAGGTAGATGAGCACGGCGTACAGCGCGTCGCCCGCGATGTCGCCGACCGCACCGCTCATGCCACGATGGACGACCAGACCGATCCCGACCGTCGCGACAGCGAGAACGGCGAGGGCGACCCGCCGACGAGAGGTGTTCGCAGCAGCGCTGTGGGTCATCCCGGCACCTTATCCCGATGGTGCGGGAACCAGCCCGGCGTTCCCTAGACTGTGATCGTGCTGGAGAACCCCCGTTCGCCCCGAGTCCGAGCCGTCGCGAAGCTGACCAAACGAAGCGCGAGGACCGAGACGGGCCTGTTCCTTCTGGAAGGCCCGCAGTCCGTGCGCGAAGCGCTCACCTATCGTCCCGAGGCGATCGTCGAGCTGTTCGCGACGCCCAACGGGTGGGAGCGGCACCCCGACATCCGCGCGAAGGCCGCCGATGCCGACATCGACGTCGAGTACGTCACCGAGTACGTCCTCAACGCGATGGCCGACACCGTCACCCCGCAGGGACTCGTGGCGGTGGTGCAGCAGACACCGACCTCCGTGCGCGACATCTTCGACGCCGCGCCGCGACTGGTGGCGATCTGCGAAGAGGTGCGCGATCCCGGCAATCTCGGCACGATCATCCGGGCGGCGGATGCGGCGGGCGCCGATGCCGTCGTGCTCACGGGACGAACCGTCGATCCCTACAACCCGAAGGTGGTGCGTGCCACGACGGGTTCGCTGTTCCACCTCCCGGTGTCGGTCGGGGGAGACCTCGCCGATGTCGTCAAGCGCGCACACGATGCAGGTCTCCGCATCCTCGCAGCCGATGTGAAGGGTGACGATCTCCTGGAGGCGCGCGCCGAGGGCGTGCTCGCCGAGCCCACCGGATGGCTCTTCGGGAACGAGGCGCGGGGGCTCGAAGACGATGCGCTGGCCCTCGCCGACCAGGTGCTCAAGCTGCCCATCTTCGGTCGTGCCGAATCCCTCAACCTGGCGACGGCCGCCAGCGTGTGCCTCTACGAGAGTGCATTTGCACAGCGTGCGTCCGCTGGCGACTGAGTTCTCGGGCGCCGAGGGAAGCAGGAAGCGGAGTCGATGAGGATTCTGATCGTCGAGGACGACGACCGGGTCGCCGGGGCGCTCGAGGCCTTCCTCGGACGGTCGGGATACGCGACTGTGCGCGCGGCGGACGGCGCTGCCGCGCTGGGCATGCTGGGAGCCGACACCGAGGTGGTCCTCCTCGACCTCGGTCTCCCCGACATCGACGGCGTCGACCTGTGCCGTCGCATCCGGGGGCGCTCGGAGGTTCCGATCGTGATCGTGACCGCCCGCAACCAGGTCGCCGAACGCATCAAGGGACTGCGCGCGGGCGCGGACGACTTCGTCGTGAAGCCCTATGACGTGCACGAGCTCCTCGCCAGGATCGAGGCGGTCACCCGGAGGTCGAGGCCGATGAGACCGGAGGCCGACGCCCGGGTGCTGCTGCACGACGGCCATGTCGACATCGACCTCGTCGCCCGTCAGGTGCTCGTCGACGGCACGGCGATCGACCTCACACGCAAGGAGTTCGACATCGTCGCGGTCCTCGCCCGATACCCGGGGGTGGCGGTGCCGAAGGAGCGCCTGATCCGTGAGGTATGGAAC from Microbacterium sp. SY138 includes:
- a CDS encoding RNA methyltransferase; this translates as MLENPRSPRVRAVAKLTKRSARTETGLFLLEGPQSVREALTYRPEAIVELFATPNGWERHPDIRAKAADADIDVEYVTEYVLNAMADTVTPQGLVAVVQQTPTSVRDIFDAAPRLVAICEEVRDPGNLGTIIRAADAAGADAVVLTGRTVDPYNPKVVRATTGSLFHLPVSVGGDLADVVKRAHDAGLRILAADVKGDDLLEARAEGVLAEPTGWLFGNEARGLEDDALALADQVLKLPIFGRAESLNLATAASVCLYESAFAQRASAGD
- a CDS encoding response regulator transcription factor, which translates into the protein MRILIVEDDDRVAGALEAFLGRSGYATVRAADGAAALGMLGADTEVVLLDLGLPDIDGVDLCRRIRGRSEVPIVIVTARNQVAERIKGLRAGADDFVVKPYDVHELLARIEAVTRRSRPMRPEADARVLLHDGHVDIDLVARQVLVDGTAIDLTRKEFDIVAVLARYPGVAVPKERLIREVWNTDWRGFGHSLEVHVGAIRKKTGVRGVIETVRGVGYRLAGS
- a CDS encoding DUF2809 domain-containing protein; the protein is MTHSAAANTSRRRVALAVLAVATVGIGLVVHRGMSGAVGDIAGDALYAVLIYLLVALVAPRWPRPAVAFLSFVVCAGVELLQLTGLPREWAAMFPPIRLVLGSGFDLRDLAVYAIAVAATSLIDMGVTRVVGRSASRNATGRPPEGERPV